From Meiothermus sp., a single genomic window includes:
- the lpdA gene encoding dihydrolipoyl dehydrogenase: MATIYDVIVIGTGPGGYHAAIRAAQLGKKVLAVEAEYVGGVCLNVGCIPTKALLHAAEELEGIRHGSDFGLEVKEARLDTKKLGGWRDGIVKKLTGGVSQLLKGNKVDLKTGFAKFVDKNTIEVGGERIQGKTFIVATGSEPNTLPGFEVDQKDIVDSTGALRVEEKFPKRLLCIGGGAIGLEFAQVYKRLGAEVTVIEFMGQILPAADPETAGLLAKTLTKQGIVIKTNTKGVGVERKKDGLHVTLEDVKSGKQEEIVVDKILVATGRRPRGKGLGLEAIGVTVDERGYIPTNERMETNVPGIYAIGDVTRPPLLAHKAMKEGLVAAENAAGGNAAMDYQIPNVVYTSPEWAAVGLTEEEAAKAGYKVKVGKFPLAASGRAMTLGATEGLIKLVGDAETDLLLGGHILSPNASDMIAEIALALEMGATVTDVALTVHAHPTLSEGIMEAAEHLHRQAIHIANR, from the coding sequence ATGGCCACTATCTACGATGTAATTGTGATCGGAACCGGCCCTGGCGGCTACCACGCGGCCATCCGGGCGGCCCAACTGGGCAAGAAAGTGCTGGCGGTGGAAGCGGAGTATGTGGGCGGGGTCTGCCTGAACGTGGGCTGTATTCCCACCAAGGCTCTGCTGCACGCGGCGGAGGAACTCGAGGGCATCCGGCATGGGAGCGACTTCGGGTTAGAGGTGAAAGAAGCCAGGCTCGACACCAAAAAGCTGGGCGGCTGGCGCGACGGCATCGTCAAAAAGCTGACCGGTGGGGTTTCCCAACTGCTGAAGGGCAACAAGGTAGACCTCAAAACCGGCTTTGCCAAGTTTGTTGACAAAAACACCATCGAGGTCGGGGGCGAGCGCATCCAGGGCAAAACCTTCATCGTGGCCACCGGCTCCGAGCCCAACACCCTGCCGGGCTTCGAGGTAGACCAGAAGGACATCGTGGACTCCACCGGGGCTCTGCGCGTGGAGGAAAAGTTCCCCAAGCGGCTCTTGTGCATTGGGGGGGGTGCGATTGGGCTCGAGTTCGCCCAGGTCTACAAGCGCCTGGGGGCCGAGGTCACGGTGATTGAGTTCATGGGCCAGATTCTACCCGCCGCCGACCCCGAGACCGCCGGCCTGCTGGCCAAGACCCTCACCAAGCAGGGCATCGTCATCAAGACCAACACCAAAGGCGTGGGGGTCGAGCGCAAGAAGGATGGCCTGCACGTGACGCTCGAGGACGTAAAGTCGGGGAAGCAAGAAGAAATCGTGGTGGATAAAATCCTGGTGGCTACCGGCCGCCGCCCGCGCGGGAAAGGGCTGGGGCTGGAAGCCATTGGCGTCACGGTAGACGAGCGCGGCTACATCCCCACCAACGAGCGCATGGAGACCAATGTGCCGGGCATCTACGCCATCGGCGACGTGACCCGCCCCCCCTTGCTGGCGCATAAAGCCATGAAGGAGGGCCTGGTGGCCGCCGAAAATGCTGCTGGCGGCAACGCCGCTATGGACTACCAGATTCCCAACGTGGTCTACACCAGCCCGGAGTGGGCCGCGGTGGGCCTGACCGAGGAGGAGGCCGCCAAGGCCGGCTACAAGGTCAAGGTGGGCAAGTTCCCCCTCGCGGCCTCGGGCCGGGCCATGACCCTGGGGGCCACCGAGGGGCTGATTAAGCTGGTGGGCGACGCCGAAACCGACCTGCTGCTGGGCGGGCACATCCTGAGCCCGAACGCCTCGGACATGATCGCCGAGATCGCCCTGGCCCTGGAGATGGGGGCCACCGTGACCGACGTGGCCCTCACCGTGCACGCCCACCCCACCCTCTCCGAGGGCATCATGGAGGCCGCCGAGCACCTGCACCGCCAGGCCATCCACATCGCCAACCGCTAG
- a CDS encoding HAMP domain-containing sensor histidine kinase, which translates to MTLRLRLLLWLLLALALLWLPLGVLTVRQAQRTVQDTLERAVRSRLGFLLSQGQLRIQDLAQVVQEFGGVGFVWGAEGRITYTDLGDYALPEGLEQALLQGQSFRRIQDNWLWIALPGDAGGLGLGTPLEEVAALPQRLLQVYVGIGGALALLAFAVGAWGLSRSLRPLDTVSRELARRSAANLEPLSSPGLPEVRPAVQAMNTLMAELNTALNRLKVQEQAARRFAYGASHELRNPLTALKGYLEVLRRRPGEPRAAEGALREAQRMESLLQGLLVLARLEGQGQVRGQPLDLRAFLEQRGLPVEGSGWVESDPDLLAVVVENLLQNAHKHAGGLEKIVLEPGREGVWLWAYDAGPGFHPEVLPKAFEAFIKSDSSEGVGLGLALVAAVARALGGQTRAENRPEGGARVGVWLPAAKGQGAANSNLG; encoded by the coding sequence ATGACCCTGCGCCTGCGTCTTTTACTGTGGCTTTTGCTGGCCCTGGCTTTACTCTGGCTTCCGCTGGGGGTTCTGACCGTACGGCAAGCCCAACGCACCGTGCAGGACACCCTCGAGCGGGCGGTTCGCTCGAGGCTGGGCTTTTTGCTCAGCCAGGGGCAACTGCGCATCCAGGATCTGGCCCAGGTGGTACAGGAGTTTGGCGGGGTGGGATTTGTGTGGGGTGCCGAAGGGCGCATTACTTACACCGATCTGGGCGATTATGCGCTGCCCGAGGGTCTCGAGCAGGCGCTTTTGCAGGGCCAGAGTTTCCGCCGCATCCAAGACAACTGGCTGTGGATAGCGCTCCCCGGCGATGCAGGGGGGTTGGGCCTGGGCACGCCCCTGGAAGAAGTGGCGGCCCTACCGCAGCGTTTGCTGCAGGTCTATGTGGGGATTGGTGGGGCGCTGGCTTTGTTGGCGTTTGCTGTGGGGGCTTGGGGTCTTTCTCGGTCGCTGCGCCCGCTGGACACGGTTTCGCGTGAACTGGCCCGGCGCAGTGCCGCAAACCTCGAGCCGCTCTCATCTCCTGGCCTTCCCGAGGTTCGCCCTGCCGTGCAGGCCATGAATACCTTGATGGCAGAGCTCAACACCGCTCTAAATCGGCTCAAGGTACAAGAACAAGCCGCCCGACGCTTTGCCTACGGTGCTTCGCACGAGCTGCGCAATCCCCTCACCGCCCTGAAGGGATATCTGGAGGTGCTGCGGCGGCGGCCCGGCGAGCCCCGGGCTGCCGAAGGGGCGCTACGCGAGGCGCAGCGCATGGAATCGCTCTTGCAGGGCTTGCTGGTTCTGGCCCGGTTGGAAGGCCAGGGGCAGGTGCGGGGGCAGCCCCTCGACTTGCGGGCTTTCCTCGAGCAGCGCGGTCTACCCGTAGAAGGCAGCGGCTGGGTCGAGTCCGACCCCGATTTACTGGCGGTGGTGGTCGAGAACCTGCTGCAAAATGCCCACAAACACGCCGGCGGCCTGGAGAAAATTGTTCTCGAGCCGGGGCGCGAGGGCGTCTGGCTTTGGGCCTACGACGCTGGCCCCGGCTTTCATCCCGAGGTTTTGCCCAAAGCCTTCGAGGCCTTCATCAAGAGCGACTCCAGCGAGGGGGTGGGCTTGGGGCTGGCCTTGGTAGCAGCGGTAGCTCGAGCGCTGGGAGGCCAAACCAGGGCCGAGAATCGCCCGGAAGGGGGGGCTAGGGTGGGGGTCTGGCTACCCGCGGCCAAGGGTCAAGGAGCTGCAAACTCCAACCTCGGCTAA
- a CDS encoding response regulator transcription factor, translating into MTRVLLIEDDTGVREALRLGLELEGYGVLEAGSGAEGLRRLAENPDVVVLDVLLPGGDGFGVLREIRRISAVPVLMLTALDEVEWRVKGLREGADDYLVKPYALAELVARLEALLRRSKRDEEVLTYADVVLYPHKMEARRGARLLELSPKALLLLQCFLQHAEHLLPKETLMQRVWGEEVEPNTLEVHLSALRRALGEPPLLHTLRGHGYILRQ; encoded by the coding sequence ATGACCCGGGTGCTGCTGATCGAAGACGATACAGGGGTGCGCGAGGCGCTGCGCTTGGGGTTGGAACTCGAGGGCTATGGTGTGCTCGAGGCAGGTAGTGGGGCCGAGGGCTTGCGCCGGCTGGCCGAGAACCCGGATGTGGTGGTGCTGGATGTGCTGCTACCGGGGGGCGATGGGTTTGGGGTGCTGCGCGAAATCCGCCGGATCAGCGCGGTACCGGTGCTCATGCTCACCGCCCTGGACGAGGTGGAATGGCGGGTCAAGGGTCTGCGCGAAGGGGCCGACGACTACCTGGTTAAGCCCTACGCCCTGGCAGAACTGGTAGCCCGCCTCGAGGCCCTGTTGCGCCGCAGCAAGCGCGATGAAGAGGTGCTCACCTACGCCGACGTGGTGCTGTATCCGCACAAAATGGAGGCCCGCCGGGGGGCGCGGCTACTGGAGCTTTCGCCCAAAGCCCTGCTGCTTTTACAGTGTTTTTTGCAGCACGCCGAGCACCTCCTGCCCAAGGAAACCCTGATGCAGCGGGTCTGGGGTGAGGAGGTCGAGCCCAACACCCTCGAGGTGCACCTTTCGGCCTTACGCCGCGCCCTGGGGGAACCCCCGCTGCTTCACACCCTGCGGGGACACGGCTATATCTTGAGGCAGTAA
- the minC gene encoding septum site-determining protein MinC encodes MRIRATLNALALRLDGNETPEMLRKALADLPPLPLEVEVAGVVGQGVLEALLELGRERGLQLRPQRGEKYIPYTEVIDQTLRSGSRVESPGTVVILGDVNAGAEVVAAGDIIVVGKLRGLAHAGATGQEEAAIWAMSLEAKQLRIAQHVAQAPDGERSTRGPERARVAEGRIVLEAWGKKT; translated from the coding sequence ATGCGAATACGCGCCACCCTCAACGCCCTGGCCCTGCGGCTCGACGGCAACGAGACCCCCGAGATGCTGCGCAAGGCCCTGGCCGACCTGCCCCCCTTACCCCTCGAGGTGGAGGTGGCCGGGGTAGTGGGCCAGGGGGTACTGGAGGCCCTGCTCGAGCTCGGGCGTGAGCGGGGCTTGCAGCTCAGGCCCCAGCGGGGCGAAAAATACATCCCTTACACCGAGGTGATCGACCAGACCCTACGCTCGGGGAGCCGCGTCGAGTCGCCGGGCACGGTGGTTATCCTGGGCGACGTGAACGCCGGGGCCGAGGTGGTGGCGGCGGGCGACATCATCGTGGTGGGGAAGCTGCGCGGGCTGGCCCATGCGGGGGCTACCGGACAGGAAGAGGCGGCTATCTGGGCCATGAGTCTGGAGGCCAAACAGCTTCGCATTGCCCAGCACGTGGCGCAGGCCCCCGACGGCGAGCGAAGCACCCGCGGCCCCGAGCGGGCCCGGGTGGCCGAGGGTCGGATTGTGCTCGAGGCCTGGGGCAAAAAAACTTGA
- a CDS encoding GMC family oxidoreductase: MKPEYDYVVVGAGSAGCVLANRLSAKPDLTVLVLEAGEPIQGLYAKAPAAFPKLFKGPYDWAFYTEPQTELMGRTLYWPRGKGLGGSSGINAMIVIRGNPHDYNDWQQPGWSFAEVLPYFKKLETHPLGPSEYHGDQGPLHVEVRKYTNPLTHAFLEVAQQWGLEPNHDFNGPKQEGAGLFHVNQKNGARHSAARAYLLPALPRPNLDAQTGARAHRILFEGNRAVGVEYRHQGQVWRVRARRAVIVSSGTVQSPQLLMLSGIGPADHLKLHGLEVRQDLPVGQNLWDHLALPLIWHARAPVSLDKAETLANIARYLLTQRGPLVSNVAEAGAFLRTRPEAPAPDLQYHFGPAFFSDHGFDREEGYFFTIGPTLVAPQSRGFIGLKSADPEAAPLIQPHYLSEPADLEVLRAGITIAREIAAQKAFDSYRGQPHARQAEVRSPTEMSAYIRRYAQTLYHPAGTCSMGQVVDGNLRVYGTENLYVVDASVMPGVIRGNTHIPTLMVAEKAADRLLEV; the protein is encoded by the coding sequence GTGAAACCGGAATACGACTACGTTGTGGTGGGAGCGGGGTCGGCAGGGTGTGTGCTGGCCAACCGGCTGAGCGCAAAGCCCGACCTCACGGTGTTGGTGCTCGAGGCCGGTGAACCCATACAGGGCCTGTACGCCAAAGCCCCGGCGGCCTTCCCCAAGCTCTTCAAAGGGCCTTACGACTGGGCTTTTTATACCGAACCACAAACCGAGCTTATGGGACGAACCCTGTACTGGCCCCGGGGCAAGGGACTGGGGGGCAGCAGTGGCATCAACGCCATGATTGTCATCCGTGGCAACCCCCATGATTACAACGACTGGCAGCAGCCGGGCTGGTCGTTTGCCGAGGTGCTACCCTACTTCAAGAAGCTCGAGACCCACCCCCTGGGCCCTTCCGAGTACCACGGCGACCAAGGCCCTTTACACGTGGAGGTGCGCAAGTACACCAACCCCCTCACCCACGCCTTCCTCGAGGTCGCCCAGCAGTGGGGCCTGGAGCCCAACCACGACTTCAACGGCCCTAAGCAAGAAGGGGCGGGACTCTTCCATGTCAACCAGAAAAATGGCGCCCGGCATAGTGCGGCCCGAGCCTACCTGCTACCGGCCCTGCCACGCCCCAACCTCGATGCCCAGACCGGGGCCCGTGCCCATCGCATCCTATTCGAAGGAAACCGAGCCGTGGGGGTAGAGTACCGTCACCAAGGCCAGGTGTGGCGGGTGCGGGCCCGCCGGGCAGTGATCGTCTCGAGCGGGACGGTGCAGTCGCCCCAGCTCCTGATGCTTTCGGGGATTGGCCCTGCCGATCACCTTAAATTGCATGGGCTCGAGGTACGCCAAGACCTACCGGTAGGCCAGAACCTGTGGGATCATCTGGCCCTGCCGCTCATCTGGCACGCCCGAGCACCGGTGAGCCTGGACAAGGCCGAGACCCTGGCCAACATCGCCCGTTATTTGTTGACCCAGCGCGGGCCCTTGGTGAGCAACGTAGCCGAGGCCGGGGCTTTTCTACGCACCCGGCCCGAGGCCCCCGCACCCGACCTGCAGTATCACTTCGGGCCGGCTTTTTTCAGTGACCATGGTTTCGATCGCGAGGAGGGCTACTTTTTCACCATTGGCCCCACCCTGGTAGCCCCCCAAAGCCGGGGCTTCATTGGCCTGAAAAGCGCCGACCCAGAGGCCGCGCCACTCATCCAGCCCCACTACCTAAGCGAGCCCGCCGACCTCGAGGTGTTGCGGGCGGGTATCACCATAGCCCGCGAAATAGCCGCCCAAAAGGCTTTCGACTCCTACCGCGGCCAACCCCATGCCCGCCAGGCCGAGGTGCGAAGCCCCACCGAGATGTCGGCCTACATCCGCCGGTATGCCCAGACCCTCTACCACCCCGCCGGAACCTGCAGCATGGGGCAGGTAGTGGACGGGAATTTGCGGGTCTATGGCACCGAGAACCTCTACGTGGTGGATGCCTCGGTGATGCCGGGAGTCATCCGCGGCAACACCCACATCCCCACCCTGATGGTGGCCGAAAAAGCCGCAGACCGGCTGCTAGAGGTCTAG
- a CDS encoding dihydrolipoamide acetyltransferase family protein, producing MPKEVVLPELAESVVEGEILRWLVNEGEPLKKDQPFVEVMTDKVTVELPSPYEGVLLQKLVKEGDVVPVHAPIALVAEPGEVTAPISDQKPAPAPSVQAQEERSIVEPGTVAEDDGANLSLFKPDSKPEQVKNPFAKAAPLQAPQSTAVAQPRRVVAVPAARKLARELGLDIAQVPGSGPGGRVRVEDVRAYAQAQSQARAIPEPQGPKPSTPGFPPPVQYKSPKGYENLETRVPLRGLRRAIASQMVASHLYTVRTLSVDEADLTELVALRERLKPEAEAQGVKLSYLPFIFKAIAVALKKFPALNSSLDEARQEVVLKHYIHIGMAVAAENGLIVPVVRDVDRKSLLQLAREINDLAERARSGKLGPEEVSGSTFSVTNIGSIGALFSFPIINVPDAAILGVHSIQKRPVVNERDEIVVRHMMYLSLSFDHRLVDGAEAARFCKEVIRLLEKPERLFLEAL from the coding sequence ATGCCCAAAGAAGTGGTGTTGCCCGAACTTGCAGAATCTGTGGTGGAAGGTGAGATTCTCCGCTGGCTGGTCAACGAGGGGGAACCCCTCAAAAAAGACCAGCCCTTCGTGGAGGTGATGACCGACAAAGTCACGGTGGAACTCCCCAGCCCCTACGAGGGCGTGCTCCTGCAAAAGCTGGTGAAGGAAGGGGACGTGGTACCTGTCCATGCGCCCATCGCCTTGGTAGCCGAACCGGGAGAAGTAACCGCCCCCATCTCGGACCAAAAACCCGCCCCCGCGCCGAGCGTACAGGCCCAGGAGGAGCGCTCCATCGTGGAGCCGGGCACGGTCGCCGAGGACGATGGCGCCAACCTCTCCTTGTTCAAGCCCGACAGCAAACCGGAGCAGGTGAAAAACCCCTTCGCCAAAGCAGCACCCCTCCAGGCCCCCCAGAGCACCGCCGTAGCCCAGCCCCGGCGGGTGGTGGCGGTACCGGCGGCCCGCAAGCTGGCCCGCGAGCTGGGCCTGGACATCGCCCAGGTGCCGGGCTCGGGGCCGGGGGGCCGGGTGCGGGTAGAGGACGTGCGGGCCTACGCCCAAGCCCAAAGCCAGGCTCGAGCGATCCCAGAACCTCAAGGCCCCAAACCATCCACCCCCGGCTTCCCGCCCCCGGTACAGTACAAATCCCCCAAGGGCTACGAGAACCTCGAGACCCGCGTACCCCTGCGCGGCCTACGGCGGGCCATCGCGAGCCAGATGGTAGCCTCGCACCTCTACACCGTGCGCACCCTCTCGGTGGACGAGGCCGACCTGACCGAGCTGGTGGCCCTGCGCGAGCGGCTCAAGCCGGAAGCCGAGGCCCAGGGAGTCAAGCTCAGCTACCTGCCGTTTATTTTCAAGGCCATTGCAGTGGCGCTCAAGAAGTTCCCGGCCCTCAACAGCTCGCTCGACGAGGCCCGGCAGGAGGTGGTGCTCAAGCACTATATACACATCGGGATGGCGGTGGCCGCCGAGAACGGCCTGATTGTGCCGGTGGTTCGGGATGTAGACCGCAAAAGCCTGCTGCAGCTGGCCCGCGAAATCAACGACCTGGCCGAGCGGGCCCGCAGCGGCAAACTAGGCCCAGAGGAAGTGAGTGGCTCCACCTTCAGCGTGACCAACATCGGCTCCATCGGGGCCCTCTTCAGCTTCCCCATCATCAACGTGCCGGACGCGGCCATCCTGGGGGTACACTCCATCCAGAAGCGCCCGGTGGTGAACGAGCGTGACGAGATTGTGGTGCGCCACATGATGTACCTCTCGCTCTCCTTCGACCACCGGCTGGTCGACGGGGCCGAGGCCGCACGGTTCTGCAAGGAAGTGATCCGGCTCCTGGAAAAACCCGAGCGGCTCTTCCTGGAAGCGCTGTAG